The following coding sequences lie in one Arachis ipaensis cultivar K30076 chromosome B03, Araip1.1, whole genome shotgun sequence genomic window:
- the LOC107634835 gene encoding uncharacterized protein LOC107634835, translating to MQVVGTRLLCMGRTTELLGAEEKGEAERILKLEKSLKERDDVIIDVTIKMKSKEEEVGKLQVQICLLQSQMKESDNDKGRMTSRIHELENEVLEMFSAGFDQAVSQVVTFAPEFYVGNLDVTKIVVNGKLVDDEIGEAEDENMATGEKDN from the exons ATGCAA GTGGTCGGTACCAGATTACTATGTATGGGTCGGACAACAGAGCTGTTGGGTGCTGAAGAAAAAGGTGAAGCAGAAAGGATATTAAAATTGGAGAAATCTTTGAAAGAAAGAGATGATGTTATTATAGATGTGACCATAAAAATgaaaagcaaagaagaagaagtggggaaGTTGCAGGTTCAGATTTGCCTGTTACAAAGTCAAATGAAAGAGTCCGATAATGACAAAGGAAGAATGACCTCTAGGATTCACGAGCTGGAAAACGAGGTATTAGAAATGTTCTCGGCTGGTTTTGATCAGGCGGTGAGTCAAGTGGTGACCTTTGCACCCGAGTTTTATGTCGGCAATCTTGATGTTACCAAGATTGTTGTTAATGGTAAGCTTGTAGATGATGAAATTGGGGAGGCTGAGGATGAAAACATGGCCACTGGTGAAAAAGATAATTGA
- the LOC107632196 gene encoding mitochondrial dicarboxylate/tricarboxylate transporter DTC: MGDDKKAKPAAPVGVWSTVKPFVNGGASGMLATCVIQPIDMIKVRIQLGQGSAAQVTSTMLKNEGVAAFYKGLSAGLLRQATYTTARLGSFRILTSKAIEANEGKPLPLYQKALCGLTAGAIGATVGSPADLALIRMQADATLPAAQRRNYTNAFHALYRIVADEGVLALWKGAGPTVVRAMALNMGMLASYDQSVEFFKDSMGFGEMSTVVGASAVSGFFASACSLPFDYVKTQIQKMQPDAEGKYPYTGSVDCALKTLKAGGPFKFYTGFPVYCVRIAPHVMMTWIFLNQIQKLEKSAGL, translated from the exons ATGGGAGACGACAAGAAGGCCAAGCCTGCTGCCCCCGTCGGCGTATGGTCCACCGTCAAGCCCTTCGTCAATGGAGGCGCCTCCGGCATGCTTGCCACCTGCGTCATCCAACCCATCGATATGATCAAG GTCAGGATTCAATTGGGTCAAGGATCAGCTGCACAAGTCACTTCAACCATGCTCAAGAATGAGGGTGTTGCTGCTTTCTACAAG GGTCTATCTGCTGGACTTCTTAGGCAAGCAACTTACACCACAGCTCGTCTTGGATCATTTAG AATCTTGACATCCAAGGCAATTGAGGCTAATGAGGGCAAGCCCCTGCCACTCTATCAGAAAGCTTTATGCGGGCTGACTGCTGGTGCGATTGGGGCGACTGTTGGTAGTCCAGCAGATTTGGCACTTATTCGTATGCAGGCCGATGCAACTTTACCTGCTGCTCAGCGCCGAAATTACACAAATGCCTTCCATGCACTTTATCGTATTGTTGCTGATGAAGGTGTTTTGGCACTCTGGAAAGGTGCTGGACCTACTGTAGTAAGAGCCATGGCATTGAACATGGGTATGCTTGCGTCTTATGATCAAAGTGTTGAGTTCTTCAAGGATTCGATGGGCTTTGGTGAAATGTCTACTGTGGTCG GTGCAAGTGCTGTTTCTGGATTCTTCGCATCTGCTTGCAGTTTGCCATTTGACTATGTCAAGACCCAGATTCAAAAGATGCAACCGGATGCCGAGGGAAAATATCCATACACGGGCTCTGTTGATTGTGCTCTCAAAACCTTGAAAGCAGGAGGACCTTTCAAGTTCTACACTGGATTCCCTGTCTACTGTGTTAGAATTGCTCCTCATGTCATG ATGACATGGATTTTCCTAAACCAGATTCAGAAATTGGAGAAATCTGCTGGGTTGTAG
- the LOC107634049 gene encoding uncharacterized protein LOC107634049, whose product MAEKEGAIVGKGHEEGMKMAISLLEESGLPLGLLPLAHVIEVGYVRSTGYMWILQKKKVEHNFKLISKHVSYDTEINGYVQKKKIKKLKGVKAKELMLWPPVSEISVDDPPTGKIHFKSLAGITKTFPLEAFASGQ is encoded by the coding sequence atggCAGAAAAAGAAGGTGCAATTGTTGGCAAGGGCCATGAGGAGGGAATGAAAATGGCAATCTCCCTCTTAGAAGAATCTGGACTTCCACTGGGGCTTCTTCCTCTGGCCCACGTGATCGAAGTCGGTTATGTCAGGAGCACCGGTTACATGTGGATCCTGCAAAAGAAGAAGGTTGAACATAACTTCAAGTTGATTAGCAAGCATGTGAGTTATGACACTGAGATCAATGGTTATGTTCAGAAGAAGAAGATCAAGAAGCTCAAAGGGGTGAAGGCCAAGGAGCTTATGCTTTGGCCTCCAGTTAGTGAAATAAGTGTTGATGATCCTCCCACTGGGAAGATTCACTTCAAGAGTCTTGCTGGGATCACAAAAACATTCCCACTTGAGGCTTTTGCTTCAGGCCAGTAA
- the LOC107632195 gene encoding heavy metal-associated isoprenylated plant protein 28-like isoform X1 yields the protein MTIVEMCVHMDCPGCESKIKKALKKLPGVDEVDIDMKLQKVTVMGWAEQKKVLKAVRKTGRRAELWPYPYNPEYHAFSRQYANHTNTMTSSSSSYNYYHHGYTFADDFGYYRKPIAASIVSDKAMAIFSDENPHACSIM from the exons ATGACG ATAGTAGAAATGTGTGTGCATATGGATTGTCCGGGGTGCGAGAGCAAGATAAAGAAAGCTCTGAAGAAGTTACCTG GAGTTGATGAGGTAGACATAGATATGAAGCTACAAAAGGTGACGGTTATGGGATGGGCAGAgcaaaagaaggttttgaaagcGGTTAGGAAGACAGGAAGGAGGGCTGAGCTGTGGCCATATCCATACAACCCTGAATACCATGCATTCTCACGCCAATATGCCAACCACACCAACACCAtgacctcttcctcctcttcttacAACTACTACCACCATGGTTACACTTTTGCCGATGACTTTGGCTATTACCGAAAGCCTATTGCTGCTTCCATCGTTAGTGACAAGGCCATGGCTATCTTCAGCGACGAAAACCCTCATGCTTGTTCTATTATGTGA
- the LOC107632195 gene encoding heavy metal-associated isoprenylated plant protein 28-like isoform X2, protein MCVHMDCPGCESKIKKALKKLPGVDEVDIDMKLQKVTVMGWAEQKKVLKAVRKTGRRAELWPYPYNPEYHAFSRQYANHTNTMTSSSSSYNYYHHGYTFADDFGYYRKPIAASIVSDKAMAIFSDENPHACSIM, encoded by the exons ATGTGTGTGCATATGGATTGTCCGGGGTGCGAGAGCAAGATAAAGAAAGCTCTGAAGAAGTTACCTG GAGTTGATGAGGTAGACATAGATATGAAGCTACAAAAGGTGACGGTTATGGGATGGGCAGAgcaaaagaaggttttgaaagcGGTTAGGAAGACAGGAAGGAGGGCTGAGCTGTGGCCATATCCATACAACCCTGAATACCATGCATTCTCACGCCAATATGCCAACCACACCAACACCAtgacctcttcctcctcttcttacAACTACTACCACCATGGTTACACTTTTGCCGATGACTTTGGCTATTACCGAAAGCCTATTGCTGCTTCCATCGTTAGTGACAAGGCCATGGCTATCTTCAGCGACGAAAACCCTCATGCTTGTTCTATTATGTGA